One segment of Solanum lycopersicum chromosome 1, SLM_r2.1 DNA contains the following:
- the LOC138344341 gene encoding uncharacterized protein → MGVWEGLEMKTKKKVGKPVGGMLEHRTSKAPQERVCPSASGTTCHSERLSTNSVRQVIALCASQSTKTPGEPVPRISTECFVDSRLSFKNIMFPRKVLRGRPRRNVEEQEVQNAPEVMTNQVGQEREARQEEADTLRIREFLRMNPPSFTGSNTTVDPENFIEGLKRVGLCFNEGRAAMLIGDIDISRLMEYVQQVEEDKLKDREEYCNKKAKTGNECGGIHPVKCRDGQTVSLKCGQEGHFTRKCPNNKQGGENPGKTAQSSSLAPPNRVAPRGATSGTCGGENCLYAITSRQEQENSPDVVLSMIKVFTFDVYALLDPGASLSFVTSYIVNKFNILPEKAL, encoded by the exons ATGGGAGTTTGggaaggtttagagatgaaaacgaagaagaaagtcGGAAAACCCGTTGGGGGGATGCTGGAGCACCGCACCTCCAAAGCCCCTCAGGAGAGAGTCTGTCCGTCAGCATCTGGCACGACGTGCCACTCAGAGCGCCTGAGCACAAACTCTGTCCGTCAAGTTATTGCACTCTGCGCCTCTCAAAGCACCAAGACTCCTGGAGAGCcc GTACCCAGGATCAGCACGGAGTGCTTCGTTGATTCCAGATTGAGCTTCAAA AACATCATGTTTCCAAGAAAGGTACTCAGAGGTCGTCCACGGAGGAATGTTGAGGAACAAGAGGTTCAAAATGCACCAGAG GTTATGACAAACCAAGTCGGGCAGGAGAGAGAAGCTCGACAGGAAGAGGCTGATACTTTGAGAATTCGTGAGTTCCttaggatgaatccccctagtTTCACCGGATCAAACACTACTGTAGATCCGGAGAACTTCATAGAGGGGTTGAAAAG ggttggtttgtGCTTCAATGAAGGTAGGGCTGCCATGTTGATAGGTGACATAGATATATCGAGGCTCATGGAATACGTGCAACAAGTTGAAGAGGACAAGCTGAAGGACAGAGAAGAGTATTGCAACAAGAAAGCAAAGACTGGGAATGA ATGTGGTGGAATCCACCCGGTCAAGTGTCGTGATGGCCAGACAGTTAGTTTGAAGTGTGGTCAAGAGGGTCACTTCACGAGAAAATGCCCTAATAATAAGCAAGGAGGTGAAAATCCAGGCAAGACAGCCCAATCTTCATCACTTGCTCCACCAAACAGGGTTGCACCCAGAGGAGCTACTTCTGGTACTTGTGGAGGGGAAAATTGcctctatgcaatcactagccgccaagagcaagagaactcTCCTGATGTTGTCCTAAGTATGAttaaagtctttacttttgatgtttatgctttgttagaCCCTGGAGCAAGTTTATCCTTTGTAACTTCTTATATTGTAAATAAGTTTAATATTCTTCCTGAAAAAGCTTTGTGA